From Candidatus Manganitrophus morganii, the proteins below share one genomic window:
- a CDS encoding DUF4864 domain-containing protein, protein MFSFGTRSRVACWKILCLSLFSLSLFPAHPSAAADPTDLIQSVIRQQMKAFNEDDYATARTFASEGLRQRFSKERFEKMVKSGYPQIAKSHLVSFGEILFSDDTQAAVATVHVTGKDRVTVIARYLMVLEGNAWKINGVMILEEIQPIRLSREVKFPLCPADSSICRSTRTIQTTSTTSSG, encoded by the coding sequence ATGTTCTCATTTGGGACGAGAAGCAGGGTCGCATGTTGGAAAATCCTCTGCCTGAGTCTTTTCTCTCTGAGCCTCTTTCCCGCACACCCTTCTGCCGCCGCCGACCCCACCGACCTGATTCAATCGGTCATCCGGCAACAGATGAAAGCCTTCAACGAGGACGACTATGCGACCGCCCGGACCTTTGCCTCGGAGGGACTTCGCCAACGATTCTCAAAAGAGCGCTTCGAGAAGATGGTCAAATCGGGGTATCCGCAGATTGCAAAATCCCACCTCGTCTCATTCGGAGAGATCCTCTTCTCCGACGACACTCAGGCAGCGGTTGCGACGGTCCACGTAACCGGAAAAGACCGGGTGACGGTCATTGCGCGGTATCTGATGGTCCTCGAAGGGAACGCCTGGAAAATCAACGGCGTGATGATTTTAGAAGAAATCCAACCGATTAGACTCTCTCGTGAGGTGAAGTTTCCCCTATGTCCAGCAGACAGCAGCATATGCAGATCCACGAGAACAATTCAAACCACTTCGACGACTTCATCCGGCTGA